The following coding sequences are from one Paenibacillus sp. JDR-2 window:
- a CDS encoding DUF350 domain-containing protein, translated as MDTNLYVDFLFYSLTGFAIMIAGLLLFELTTKNKEFALIFKGNASAALSLGGRLAGLAIVIRAAAENSVSLSDMLLWGVIGIVALVILYYLTELFTYLLGKGLKVNVTIFKAIEQNNIAVGILILLISCSVGMIIAGCLTYNPDLLG; from the coding sequence ATGGACACTAATTTATATGTGGATTTTCTGTTTTATTCATTGACGGGTTTTGCGATTATGATAGCAGGGCTGCTCTTGTTTGAATTGACAACCAAGAACAAGGAATTTGCCCTTATTTTTAAAGGGAATGCTTCGGCTGCTTTGTCGCTTGGGGGCAGACTGGCCGGTCTTGCAATCGTAATACGAGCGGCTGCGGAAAACTCGGTATCGCTTTCCGATATGCTGCTCTGGGGCGTGATCGGGATCGTAGCGCTAGTTATCCTCTACTACTTGACGGAACTGTTTACTTATCTGCTTGGCAAAGGGCTTAAAGTGAATGTGACCATCTTCAAAGCCATTGAGCAAAATAACATCGCGGTAGGTATTCTTATTCTGCTTATTTCGTGCAGCGTTGGCATGATTATTGCCGGATGCCTTACTTATAATCCCGATTTGCTCGGGTAG
- the leuS gene encoding leucine--tRNA ligase yields MSQEFQGYNPLAVEPKWQKYWDENKTFATTEDSGKKKFYALDMFPYPSGAGLHVGHPEGYTATDIVSRYKRMRGYNVLHPMGWDAFGLPAEQYALQTGRHPREITVENINNFRRQIKSLGFSYDWDREFSTTDPDYYKWTQWIFIQLYNKGLAYVAEVPVNWCPALGTVLANEEVIDGLSERGGHPVIRKPMRQWMLKITEYAERLLEDLEELDWSESIKDMQRNWIGKSTGAEVTFDIDGHDASLVVFTTRPDTLFGATYCVLAPEHELVATITTADQAQAVDAYKEAAARKSDLERTDLAKDKTGVFTGAYAINPVNGAKTPIWIADYVLAGYGTGAIMAVPGHDTRDWEFAKQFDLPILEVVQGGDATKEAYAGDGPHANSDFLNGLNNEDAIKTMIEHLEGSGKGHGKVTYRLRDWLFSRQRYWGEPIPILHLEDGTMKPVPVDQLPLVLPDVDAIKPSGTGESPLANVTEWVNTIDPETGMKARRETNTMPQWAGSCWYYLRFIDPKNENEICSPEKQKEWLPVDLYIGGAEHAVLHLLYARFWHKVLYDLGVVDTKEPFHKLVNQGMILGTNNEKMSKSRGNVINPDDIVNEFGADTLRMYEMFMGPLEATKPWNTNGVEGTYRFLSRVWRLFVGEDGSVNAKITNDGETTKAFKQTWHRSIKKVTDDFENLRFNTAISQLMIFVNEAYKTDVLPVEAMKNFLQMLSPLAPHITEELWEKLGGTGSITYEQWPSYEEALTVDDEVEIVVQVNGKIIERVSIAADTAEAEMESLAKDMDKVKELIEGKTIRKVVVVKGKLVNIVAN; encoded by the coding sequence ATGAGTCAGGAATTTCAAGGCTACAATCCGCTCGCGGTAGAGCCGAAATGGCAGAAGTATTGGGATGAGAACAAGACATTCGCAACAACGGAAGATTCGGGCAAGAAAAAATTCTATGCCCTTGATATGTTCCCTTATCCATCCGGCGCGGGCCTGCACGTAGGTCATCCGGAAGGCTACACGGCTACGGACATCGTATCCCGTTACAAACGGATGCGCGGCTACAACGTCCTTCATCCGATGGGCTGGGACGCGTTTGGTCTGCCGGCGGAACAATACGCTCTGCAAACGGGGCGCCATCCGCGCGAAATCACGGTGGAGAACATCAACAACTTCCGCCGCCAGATCAAATCGCTCGGGTTCTCGTATGACTGGGACCGCGAATTCAGCACGACGGATCCGGATTACTATAAATGGACGCAATGGATTTTTATCCAATTGTATAATAAAGGCCTTGCTTATGTAGCGGAAGTACCGGTTAACTGGTGTCCCGCGCTGGGTACCGTACTGGCGAACGAAGAAGTGATCGACGGCCTCAGCGAACGCGGCGGCCACCCGGTTATCCGCAAGCCGATGCGCCAATGGATGCTGAAAATTACCGAATATGCTGAGCGCCTGCTCGAGGATCTGGAAGAGCTCGACTGGTCGGAAAGCATTAAAGATATGCAGCGCAACTGGATCGGCAAATCGACTGGCGCGGAAGTCACTTTCGACATTGACGGCCATGATGCATCGCTTGTTGTATTCACAACGCGTCCGGATACGCTGTTTGGCGCAACTTACTGCGTACTGGCCCCCGAGCATGAGCTGGTTGCAACTATCACGACGGCTGACCAAGCCCAAGCGGTTGATGCGTACAAAGAAGCAGCCGCTCGCAAGAGCGACCTGGAGCGTACCGACCTTGCGAAGGATAAAACAGGCGTATTTACAGGCGCTTACGCAATCAATCCGGTTAATGGCGCGAAGACGCCAATCTGGATTGCCGACTACGTGCTTGCCGGTTACGGAACAGGCGCAATTATGGCGGTACCAGGCCATGATACCCGCGACTGGGAGTTTGCGAAGCAGTTCGATCTGCCAATCCTTGAAGTTGTTCAAGGCGGCGACGCAACGAAAGAGGCTTATGCAGGCGACGGCCCTCACGCCAATTCCGATTTCCTGAACGGTCTGAACAACGAAGATGCGATCAAAACGATGATCGAGCATCTGGAAGGTTCGGGCAAAGGCCACGGCAAGGTCACTTACCGTCTGCGCGACTGGCTGTTCAGCCGCCAGCGCTACTGGGGTGAACCGATTCCGATTCTGCACCTGGAAGACGGCACGATGAAGCCGGTTCCCGTAGATCAGCTGCCGCTCGTATTGCCGGACGTGGATGCGATCAAGCCATCCGGTACGGGCGAATCCCCGCTTGCGAACGTTACGGAGTGGGTAAACACGATTGATCCGGAAACAGGCATGAAAGCACGCCGCGAGACAAACACGATGCCGCAATGGGCGGGAAGCTGCTGGTACTACCTGCGCTTCATCGATCCGAAGAACGAGAACGAAATCTGCTCGCCGGAGAAGCAAAAGGAATGGTTGCCGGTTGATCTGTACATCGGCGGCGCTGAGCATGCGGTGCTTCACTTGCTTTATGCCCGCTTCTGGCACAAAGTGCTGTACGATCTCGGCGTCGTGGATACGAAAGAGCCTTTCCACAAGCTGGTTAACCAAGGTATGATTCTCGGCACGAACAACGAGAAAATGTCCAAATCGCGCGGCAACGTCATTAACCCGGATGATATCGTGAACGAATTCGGCGCGGATACGCTCCGCATGTACGAAATGTTCATGGGACCTCTGGAAGCGACAAAGCCATGGAACACCAACGGCGTAGAAGGCACATACCGCTTCTTGAGCCGCGTATGGCGCTTGTTCGTCGGCGAAGACGGTAGCGTAAACGCGAAAATCACAAACGACGGCGAAACAACAAAGGCGTTCAAGCAAACATGGCACCGTTCCATCAAAAAGGTGACTGATGATTTCGAGAACCTGCGCTTTAACACCGCGATCAGCCAGTTGATGATTTTCGTTAACGAAGCCTACAAAACGGATGTTTTGCCGGTTGAAGCAATGAAGAACTTCCTGCAAATGCTGTCTCCGCTGGCTCCGCATATCACGGAAGAGCTGTGGGAGAAGCTGGGCGGAACAGGCTCCATCACTTACGAGCAATGGCCTTCGTACGAAGAAGCATTGACAGTGGATGATGAAGTTGAAATCGTCGTTCAAGTGAACGGCAAAATTATCGAGCGCGTATCCATTGCCGCTGATACTGCGGAAGCAGAGATGGAAAGCCTCGCCAAAGACATGGATAAAGTGAAAGAACTGATAGAAGGCAAAACGATCCGCAAAGTGGTCGTTGTTAAGGGCAAGCTCGTTAACATCGTAGCGAACTAA
- the comER gene encoding late competence protein ComER, whose protein sequence is MNVGFIGTGAMGSLLIEAFVASGALDPCQIVISNRTYAKAQALAERYPGMRAERSNASTASVSDILFICVKPLEYKKVIDELLPVLRPEQLLISITSPVLIGHLEELLPCKIAKVIPSVTNLVWSGATLCIYGSRITEEDQTLIEDMLAFISEPLPIEEPYTRIVSDLSSCGPAFFAYLVEQFIDAAVCETGISREDAVSVASNMLLGTGLLLTEGGLSPEDIQKRVAVPGGITAQALQLLNRELDGTFNRLIRTTHKKFDEDVAKINTAFYGEEVNGQ, encoded by the coding sequence ATGAATGTCGGATTCATAGGGACGGGCGCGATGGGAAGCCTGCTGATCGAAGCCTTCGTCGCATCTGGAGCACTCGACCCGTGTCAGATCGTAATCAGCAACCGCACCTACGCCAAAGCCCAGGCGCTTGCTGAACGATATCCCGGAATGAGAGCCGAGCGTTCGAATGCAAGCACCGCAAGCGTTAGCGACATTTTGTTTATATGCGTCAAACCGCTTGAATATAAGAAAGTGATTGATGAGCTTCTGCCGGTCCTGCGGCCGGAGCAGCTTCTTATATCCATAACAAGCCCGGTTCTGATCGGGCATCTGGAAGAGCTTTTGCCTTGTAAAATCGCAAAGGTTATTCCAAGCGTCACCAACCTCGTCTGGAGCGGAGCTACCTTATGCATCTACGGCTCCCGTATTACGGAAGAAGACCAGACTCTAATCGAAGATATGCTTGCTTTCATCAGCGAGCCTCTTCCGATCGAAGAGCCTTACACCCGGATCGTATCCGACCTCTCCAGCTGCGGACCTGCCTTTTTCGCTTATCTCGTCGAGCAGTTCATTGATGCGGCCGTATGCGAAACGGGAATCAGCCGCGAAGACGCGGTCAGCGTTGCAAGCAACATGCTGCTTGGTACGGGACTTCTGCTAACGGAAGGCGGGCTATCCCCGGAAGATATCCAGAAGAGAGTAGCCGTTCCGGGAGGAATTACGGCCCAGGCCCTGCAGCTGCTTAATCGTGAGCTTGACGGCACCTTTAACCGGTTGATCCGGACAACGCATAAAAAATTCGACGAAGACGTCGCCAAAATAAATACCGCTTTCTACGGCGAAGAGGTGAACGGACAGTAG
- a CDS encoding ComEA family DNA-binding protein, whose amino-acid sequence MIPLFLVAAAVVLLAAAFAQPKEKAPDEWLQLNREVGAALQMEGEPTVGGQKADLPEKTKDGEAELPNTQTGGIHAEAKAGEAGGKEEIPSGKLDINRATAEQLDTLKGIGPAKAQAIIADRERNGLFSSADDLLRVKGIGSKLLAGIKDSIVAMP is encoded by the coding sequence ATGATCCCTTTATTTCTTGTCGCAGCGGCAGTTGTCTTGTTAGCGGCAGCTTTTGCGCAACCGAAGGAGAAAGCACCCGATGAATGGTTGCAATTGAACCGGGAGGTCGGCGCGGCTTTGCAAATGGAAGGAGAACCGACTGTAGGGGGGCAAAAGGCGGATCTGCCCGAAAAAACGAAGGACGGCGAAGCGGAGTTGCCAAATACCCAGACGGGGGGCATTCATGCGGAGGCTAAAGCCGGAGAGGCTGGAGGGAAGGAAGAAATCCCGTCAGGCAAGCTTGATATTAACCGGGCAACAGCCGAGCAGCTGGATACGCTGAAAGGGATTGGTCCTGCTAAAGCGCAGGCCATTATCGCCGACCGGGAACGAAACGGTCTTTTTTCATCCGCCGACGATCTTCTCAGAGTGAAGGGGATAGGCAGCAAGCTGCTTGCCGGAATAAAAGATAGCATTGTCGCAATGCCCTGA
- a CDS encoding homocysteine synthase — MTNQEQNKRSLDTVAVHGGQEIDPTTFSRAVPIYQTTSYGFRDTDHAANLFSLQEFGNIYTRLMNPTTDVFEKRVAELEGAPAALAVASGQAAITYSIMNIAEAGDEIVSATSLYGGTYNLFSTTLPKLGIQVKFVDPSNPENFRAAITERTKALYAETVGNPKGDILDIEAVAAIAHENGIPLIVDNTFPSPYLLRPIEHGADIVVHSATKFIGGHGTSIGGVIVDGGNFDWKASGKFPGLTTPDPSYHGVVYTEAVGPIAYIIKARVQLLRDMGAALSPFNSFLLLQGLETLHLRMERHSSNALKVAEFLESHEAVEWVSYPGLESHPSYELAKKYLPDGQGAILTFGIKGGVDAGKKVINSVKLFSHLANVGDSKSLIIHPASTTHQQLSAAEQEAAGVTAGLIRLSIGTEGIKDILADLDQALRASQSN; from the coding sequence ATGACGAATCAAGAACAAAACAAGCGTTCGCTCGACACCGTGGCTGTCCATGGCGGCCAGGAGATTGACCCGACTACTTTTTCCCGGGCGGTCCCGATTTACCAGACGACCTCTTATGGCTTCCGTGATACGGATCATGCCGCCAACCTGTTCTCTCTTCAGGAATTCGGCAACATTTATACCCGCTTGATGAACCCGACAACGGATGTATTCGAGAAACGTGTCGCCGAGCTGGAAGGAGCCCCTGCTGCACTGGCAGTAGCGTCCGGACAAGCTGCAATTACGTATTCGATAATGAATATCGCGGAAGCGGGAGACGAGATTGTATCCGCAACCAGCCTGTATGGCGGTACTTACAATCTGTTCTCGACAACTCTTCCTAAGCTTGGCATTCAAGTCAAGTTCGTAGACCCGTCGAATCCCGAGAATTTCCGGGCAGCCATTACGGAACGCACAAAAGCTCTGTATGCGGAAACGGTAGGCAACCCGAAGGGCGATATCCTTGATATCGAGGCGGTAGCGGCTATCGCTCACGAGAACGGTATTCCGCTTATCGTGGATAATACGTTCCCAAGCCCTTATTTGCTTCGTCCGATTGAGCATGGCGCGGATATCGTGGTTCATTCCGCAACGAAATTCATTGGCGGTCACGGTACGTCGATCGGCGGCGTTATTGTTGACGGCGGAAATTTCGACTGGAAAGCAAGCGGCAAATTCCCGGGTCTGACAACTCCGGATCCTAGCTATCATGGCGTTGTTTATACGGAAGCTGTTGGTCCAATTGCTTATATCATTAAAGCTAGAGTACAATTATTGCGTGATATGGGCGCTGCTCTGTCGCCGTTTAACTCGTTCCTGCTGCTGCAAGGTCTCGAAACCCTGCATCTGCGGATGGAGCGCCATAGCTCGAATGCCCTGAAGGTGGCTGAGTTCCTGGAGTCGCATGAAGCGGTGGAATGGGTAAGCTATCCGGGTCTCGAGAGCCATCCTTCTTATGAGCTGGCTAAGAAATATTTGCCGGATGGTCAAGGCGCCATTTTGACCTTTGGCATTAAAGGCGGCGTGGATGCAGGCAAGAAGGTTATCAATTCCGTGAAGCTGTTCTCGCATTTGGCGAACGTCGGCGATTCGAAGTCGCTTATCATCCACCCCGCAAGCACAACTCACCAGCAGCTGTCTGCTGCGGAGCAGGAAGCGGCAGGCGTAACTGCCGGGCTGATCCGTCTGTCGATCGGCACGGAGGGCATTAAAGACATTTTGGCCGATCTGGATCAAGCCTTGCGCGCAAGTCAATCGAACTAA
- a CDS encoding deoxycytidylate deaminase, whose translation MSEAQDASRKDWDTYFMDIAYMVSTRSRCSRRHVGSVLVQGKKLLGTAYNGAPMGVQDCSEAGCMITEEWETRIGDNGQEHMVKKQRCIRTIHAEQNLLLFTDRADREGSTVYVTDQPCWTCANMLANSGVKEIVFHRGYPKDSDKVSLLMSQKGIVFRTLTDYEPPPQASMKVTS comes from the coding sequence ATGTCAGAAGCACAGGATGCTTCACGCAAAGACTGGGATACGTATTTTATGGACATTGCCTACATGGTGTCGACACGCTCGCGTTGTTCCCGCCGTCATGTCGGATCGGTGCTCGTGCAGGGCAAGAAGCTGCTGGGAACCGCCTATAACGGAGCTCCGATGGGCGTGCAGGACTGCTCGGAAGCGGGCTGCATGATTACGGAAGAGTGGGAGACCAGAATTGGCGATAACGGTCAGGAGCATATGGTCAAGAAACAGCGCTGCATCCGCACGATTCACGCGGAGCAGAATCTGCTTCTCTTTACAGACCGTGCCGACCGGGAAGGATCAACGGTATACGTAACGGATCAGCCATGCTGGACCTGCGCCAATATGCTGGCGAACAGCGGCGTGAAGGAAATTGTGTTCCATCGCGGTTATCCGAAGGACAGTGATAAGGTAAGCCTGCTCATGAGCCAGAAAGGGATTGTATTCCGTACGTTGACGGATTACGAGCCGCCGCCGCAGGCGAGCATGAAAGTCACATCCTAA